GAGAGAAAGCTATAGCGGTTGATATGGAAAATGAGAAAGTTATACATTGGTGGACACCGGATGAAGAAAATGCTTTGGCGCAAGCGTGGTGTGATACTTCAAAAGATGAACGTAGCGACAATAGGATGAAGAAATGTGCTTATTGGGAAGAGGTGCTCAAAAAATTTCACactattttgaagaaaaaaaaatcgcAATATGGACATGCTTAGTAGCAAATGGATTCAAATTAGCAAGCAGTGCACAAAATTAAATGGTATTTACAATCGGCTTAAGTAGCAACAACAAAGCGGAACCAATGACTTTGATTTGTTCAAAGCTGCGAAAACAATATCGGGTCGAGATGAGACATGTGTTTGAGTAAGAGATAGTGTGGGAGTTGGTGCAATTTGATCCACTAGGGAATAAAATTCCTATATCATAGTAAAATGTTATGTATTaggtttaattattttttttttaatattatgttttataaaaatatattttattagatattatgttttatttaaaatatatttatttgaacaaaaaaattaaattcgTGTCTTTGATTTTAGGAGCCAATAGGATTTTGTTCGATCTTTGCTGtgatttcttttagtttttttttttttttgataattttgAAGGTATGCTGAAATTATACCTCCATGATTGTTGCTCACTATGGATTCGTACATGTGCTAGGGATTCAACTTCCAAGAATTTGCAAATGGAAGCCACAGGAGAAGCTAATATCAGTAGCTTGTTGGATAAAATCAAACCATCGCTACTCGAAGATGAAGGTCTTGAGGATTGTGCACTTCCTCCGGACTCAATACAAGAAGCGTTCCTGAAGGCGGCCATGCTGTCCGCTCACATATTTTCCACGACTCCGGTAACGAATCAGAAGGAGATTGAATCAATGATCTATGGCCTGGAAACGAATATGGAGGTGATAGACTCATCGGATTTACAAACTATCAATTTGATTGTTTAAGTTCATAAATGGGTTGAATGCATATAGTTCCACTTCTTACATCATCCTAATTTCATTTTACAAACtatcattttttatgttttttgttttaaaatattaAGATTATGAGAAATTATGGTGTTTAGGAAAATGGCTAAGCGGTAAATGATTTGTGTGATGTGTGGAGTTTAGAAAAATTATGTGTGTGATGTTTGTGTGATGTGTTGTTTGCAAGTAAGTTCCTTAATCACCTTCACATTTGAAAGGGTTGATGATTGATTTCACAAAACACTCTTTATTTTTGTACAATTATAACTGGACACATGAATCCTGTTTGCACCCATTGATTGGCTTCGTGCATTGATCCAATGCAATATAACATATACGACATATTGATATTAGTTATGACATCTCCATCTCTAATCAGGTAGGTTATGAAATGCCTAAGACATGTCAATTGCAATCATATTTGTTTGATTGCTGCAATGATAGGAGGGCGGCTGCAAGTCGGGACAGATACGACTTCTTATAATCAGATTTAAGAGTTTAACCCTCACAATCTGAAGCTAAAGGTGAAATCTTTGACTTAATATCCTCTTTTTGAAATTATTCCTCATTTTGTTGATTTATTTCGGATGAAGTGGCGACATAAGAGGCCATGATAAATATTCAAGCATGTGCTGGTCATGGTTTAACAATGTTGATGTAGTGGTGCAGATACATGGTTAGGATAGTTGCAACAAATCATTTGGTGTACGAATAATATAGGTCATGACCGAATCCTCTTTACATAATTAAAAAGGGAATAGCCACTCTTGAGATAATCAAGGAGGTTAATTTACTCATACCAGCAGGTTGATATTAAATTTTCTATTGATTGACTTCAATATTATGGATTTTATCTAAATGAAGAATACGATAAAAGTATCAATATATACATACATTAATCTCAAGTTTTTTTTAGTGAAACCTTATAATATGGTTAACGTATGGTATTTTTTTATGGTTAATTGTTAAAAAGATACTAATGGTATTTTTGCTTTATGGTTAATTGTTAAACATAATTATTAATTTAACATATATTTAGTTTAGTTTCAAACATGTTAATGATTTAATAACTTTGATGCGGTGCAAAAGCATCAACTTTACACAGGTTTTCGAAGGATTTTACATTTTTTATTGTTAGAATggtaaaaaaaatttctttctaTATCTCTTCCGTCTACAATATGAtgatattaatttaaaataacgaCAATATGGTTATGGTTAACATATTAAATTTTGTAAAAAACTTAATGATTgcaaatctatatatatatatatatatatatatatatatatatatatatatatatatatatatatatatatatatatataaatataaaagaagGTTTTTTACGGAAAACAATGTTATTTTAATTTTCAACCAGAAAAGTAATAATGAAGGTTGTAGGATTAATAAATTGAGGGTAGAAATAACAGCTCCCATAAATTTATCGACGGTGCATTTAGttcccaatttttttttcttttctggaGATGAGTTTTAGATAATAATAAATTCAGTCTGTATGCTATATGCTTCATTGATATTGTAAAATTCTGTGACCGAGAAATATGTCATTACTATTTTGTGGGGTATCTTTAATAAGTTGCTTCCGGATTTCAGTAGCTAATATTCTTTTTTATTTCATATTCTTTTTTATTTAGACTACGCGGTATGGGCTAAAAAACACTGTTATTACCGACGTGGATCAACCAAATCACTGTTATGACGGGGAACACTACCTCCCTTCCACCCTTCTCGTTATAGCTGGTTATTGTTGCTTCTCGTTGACGTTACCACCGGATGAAACGCCTAAAATTTTGAACGTTAGCCCCTTGACCGTTGACAACGGTCACTTAATTAAATAAAACAATTTATTTTTTCTAATTATAAATACATTTCATTCTCATACATTTTatacacattttttttatttctttcttaATTTTATAGAATCTACTTCTACTTCAACAACAAAAAATGGAGCAAAATCCAAACACCATCCATCAAACCAAAATTCAAACACACAACCACCACCTCCAACACAACCATCTGTTGAAATGCAAACAGAAAGGAGAGAGAAAGCTATAGCGGTTGACATGGAAAATGAGGAAGTTCTACGTACATTGGTGGACACCGGATGAAGAAAATGTTTTGGCGCAAGCGTGGTGTGATACTTCAAAAGACGAATGTAGCGACAATAGGATGAAGAAATGTGCGTATTGGGAGGAGGTGCTAAAAAATTTTTACactattttgaagaaaaaaacaaATCGCAATACAGACATGCTTAGTAGCAAATGGATTCAAATTAGCAAGCGGTGCACAAAATTAAATGGTATTTACAATTGGCTTAAGAAGCAACAACAAAGCGAAACCAATGGTTTTGATTTGTTCAAAGCTGCAAAAGCAATATCGGGTCGAGATGGGACATGTGTTTGAGTTCGAGAAAGTGTGGGAGTTGGTGTGATTTGATACACTATGGAATAAAACTCCTACATCATAGTAAAATGTTTTGTATTAGGTTTAATTATTGTTgtgttttaaaattaaagttttttttttattgtaatcttaattttagtttttaaaaattatgtcttttttttgtttttttttaaattatgttttataaaaatatattttattagatattatgttttatttaaaatatatttatttgaacaaaaaaattaaaatcgaaaaaaaagaactaaataaaatggaaaaaagtTGGTGTTATAATATGCTCTTATCATGGTCACCATTTCTTCATTTGGTGTTATAACACTATTGGTGACATATGAGGTGTCACCAAAATGATGTTAAAACTTGTTGCGCATACCCAATGCTCTTAAACAATATGATAAATTAAAAGAAACAATTTAAAGAGGTAAGAATGCAAATATACAACAAGTCgtttatatataatacatattagttgtgagacccgtatgttaCGGGttagataaaacaaaaaaattaaatatgaatgtttaaacaaaaatttatttaaatttgaaatttaaaatttaaaatttaaaatttgaatttaaaatgaaacatatttaatagtatatgagttgtaatattgtaatttaatggttattttcaaataaagcaatTAATAATcgaggtttaaatatgatgtgttaattaaaaaaagataaaCAATGAGAAAATAGCACAtggaaaaaatatttattaaaaactaCCAAAAAAATGACATGTATCCAAGTTAATGAGAGActgacatgtgacaaaattatTTCATTTATTAGGACACCTACAATGCATTAAATTCATAGAGTTCAATGGATACCCACATCATCTTTTTACAATTCATACAGCTCTATAAATTTTTTTCTACAATACATTGAATTTTACAAAGTTCAATAGAATATtacaaaatgtaatttataataaatatttaagaattaaaaattttcttttttctcattgaagagttcaatggccATTGAACTTCAAATTCATTGAATGCCAATGTGACATCTCATAATGGTAAAGTTTTATCCATTCAATGATATATAGATTTGTCATCTTATTCAACTCTCCCATTAAACTCACCATTATGGATGCTCTTAGAAAGGATGTAGAAATCTGATTTATGTATGGTAATTATATAAATAGAAGGACATATACTTTAACATTCAAACATAGCTAGATCTTTGAAACTAAAAGTAATATCCTAAGaatttcaaatcaaaattttattctgAATATATCTGCATGTATCTTGTATTCTTCATCTCTAGAATATATCGGTATATATGTTCTGCTTTGCCTCTTCTGGACAACGCAGCCAATCAATTGTCAGAACCTCTTTGTCCCCTTTTGTTATTCCCAAGAATACAATGTGATCTATGGCTTGCCACTGTCCTCACATCGAACAATTCTAGTTATCTTCTCATGCATCATGCTTCACATACACGCGATCAAACCTCTCTAGATTATTATCGTTTATCAAATAAagctgaaaaaagaaaaaaaaaaaaaaaacccatacATGTTTTGTCGATAGCTCACCAGTGACCCTAGCATAAGAAATCTGATCCCTTTCAAAGCTCCGACCACGAAACCTTTGCGTCAAATCCACCATGGGATCTGTTGTCGAACAAGCTCACAATGTTAAGATCTTAGGTCGTGGCAACCAGACAGTAGTCTTGGCCCATGGTTTTGGAACAGACCAGTCAGTATGGAGGCACCTGGTACCTCATCTTGTTGACGATTACAAGGTTGTTTTGTACGATAACATGGGGGCAGGAACAACGAACCCAGAATACTTCGATTTTGATAGATATGCGACTCTTGAAGGTTATGCATATGATGTTATCTCGATTCTGGAAGAAGCTAGAGTTTCATCATGTGTATTTGTTGGTCACTCTATGTCGGCTATGATAGGGGCACTCGCTTCCATCACTCGTCCTGATTTGTTCTCCAAAATCCTCATGATTTCGGCTTCTCCGAGGTTTGTCAAACAATTATGCTGATGTTGTtcttttgataccatatttggaTGTATGTTGACTTTTAGAAACGGTTAGATTTACATGATGTGATTACGTAAGGATTAGGTTAGCTAGCTATGAGAAAAAAACCAAGTTGTTAATTACCATTTAACACAAAGATATTTGCTTAAtatggtaagttttttttttttctatccaAATCATATGATAACCTAATTCACACGATTAAGATGATTGTTAAGGTTTGTGAATGATGTGGATTACTTCGGAGGGTTCGAACAAGAAGAAGTTGACCAACTATTTGAAGCAATTCAGTCAAATTTCAAAGCGTGGTGTTCTGGTTTCGCCCCGTTGGTAGTTGGTGGTGACATGGAGTCGGTGTCTGTTCAAGAATTTAGTCGGACACTTTTCAATATGAGACCCGATATAGCGTTAAGTATTGCACAAACCATTTTCCAAAGCGACATGCGGCCTTTGTTGAGTCATATTACAGTTCCTTGTCACATCATTCAGAGCATGAAGGATTTAGCAGTTCCGGTGGGTGTCTCGGAGTACCTTCACCGATACCTTGGTGGTGAGTCTATTGTTGAGGTCATGTCAACCGAAGGTCATCTCCCTCAATTGAGCTCGCCGGCTGTTGTGGTTCCGGTGCTTCTTAGGCATATCCGTTGTAATATAGCTGTGTAACTGTATTTAGTTTCTATCTTCGGTTTATCTTCGTTGTGTGAACTATGGTTGATAAAATGTTTTCTTGAGTTAATAATAGTATTGTAAATATTTGTGCATGTTTTTCTCTTTCTTGTATTTTAGTAACACTTTTTGTATCTAATGaatgatctttttttttttttttttttttttttttttttttttttttttttatctatatagTACGAGATAGGTTAGCATCTACGGGCTCAGAGATATTGATTTTCAGAACAGGGTAAGAACAATatctaaacaaaaatatttatttatttatattcaaataaacattacgtacatattaaaacattaaacttgcttataaaaaaacaaaagctTCAAGATGCTTATTCTCTTCTTCAAAGCATTTGCCAAACTTTATCTATGGACCCAATAAGAATATAATAAGTACAGACTTACAGTTCTGTTTAGAATAGAACGTGATAACCAAATACCCGATTTTAGAAGGTGTTGCATCCCTCAGGCCTCAACCTTTATATTTTTTTCCTGTTGATTTGattcaaacaaaattttgttATCCATGATCAACACGCCtttcttttattaattattacCTTGATTGTCAAAATATGCGAGGAAGAAAGAAAACTAGTTTTCTTTTGTCCTTGATGCATGTTATAATATAAATAACATGCTTTTGAGACATATGTACTTTCAAATCATTGAGGGTGGACAAAGAAGATAAATCATGGAGCATATAAGTCTTTTTATAAAGGGTTTTAAGACTTACAAATATATGAAAATATGActcattttttctttcttttgacTTCTATAACTGTGAGCAATAAAGACTGAAAGAGTATGGGTTTCtagtttttttaaattaaaatccaTTCTCCTTAACTTATAGACTTTATGTACTAGGGACATGGGGTCTTGAAGCTAgaggacttaatggataaagacgTCTTTTAAAGGTGTTTAAAAGTGCTTACATCTCATTGATTCAAGGTTGGAAGAATTCGAATTCTAGCTAACTCTTTCCCTTATCTTTATATCCTAAGTGTTTAAGATCATATATAAGCATTTGATACTTACAAACTCTCTTTCAGTTATTACTTGGGTTTTGACTTAAAGCTTAAGAGTATTCTTATTGTTACAAAAATCCAAGACTAGCATCTTATCAAGTTGATGAATTGTTGGTGTTTCTAACTAAGATGAATTTGTATAtctacattcttcatcaacttccaccCTCCCGCGAggaatcaaagtcttcaaaggttgcaTTCTTTTCTtcctatggttgttttaatctttccCTGTTTGCAAAATTATCCTTGGTGGGTTAAAATAGTTttaagtttattcataattttaatGCTTCCATTGCCATTTCTAGTGTTTTTAGAAACAGATTTTTGAATAAAATCGAACATATCATCTAGCACTTAAAATGCCTCAGAAATTACAGAAATATAATTCTAAACATAATTAAAATTCTACACTAAATCAAAATTCTGaccttgcttttttttttttctggatcTTTAGACCCACTTGGACCAACATCTTATTCACTTTATGAACATGACAATCCTTCTTGAAATGAGCATGTTTGTTACAGTTCCCATACACCAATTTAGACTTTTTGTTAGAAGAGTTATCATCCTTTCCTTTATACTTCCTTTTTCCTTTAGACTTTTTGAAATTCTTTGATCCATCACTTTAGTATTGTTGTGAAGTTCTTGAGTTCTTAAATACTCTTCAATCCTTAAGTGAATTACAAGTTGAACCAAAGTTAACTTTTCCTTACTATGTTTCAAAGTATGTTTAAACTCTTTCCAGGACGAAATCAATTTGTCAATGATGACAGCCACATAGATAACTTCATATATCTTCTAATTATGTTGAACAAACTATTCCAGAATCCTTAACATTTCATGGAATTGTTCCATTACAGACCTGGTATCAGCCATCATGTAACCCATGCAATTACTAACCATAAACTTCTTACTAGAAGCGTCTTCAGCCATGTACTTGGATTGGAATCCGATAATCCCTTTACAGATTCAACATTTTGAAACATTAAATAGGGTGTCAAACATACCAGTTAGAATGTGACCATGATAAATGTAGTCATCATTCTCCCTGTTTGTCACACTCCCAAactggaacgacggaaacgttcggg
The genomic region above belongs to Lactuca sativa cultivar Salinas chromosome 4, Lsat_Salinas_v11, whole genome shotgun sequence and contains:
- the LOC111918412 gene encoding probable esterase KAI2; translated protein: MGSVVEQAHNVKILGRGNQTVVLAHGFGTDQSVWRHLVPHLVDDYKVVLYDNMGAGTTNPEYFDFDRYATLEGYAYDVISILEEARVSSCVFVGHSMSAMIGALASITRPDLFSKILMISASPRFVNDVDYFGGFEQEEVDQLFEAIQSNFKAWCSGFAPLVVGGDMESVSVQEFSRTLFNMRPDIALSIAQTIFQSDMRPLLSHITVPCHIIQSMKDLAVPVGVSEYLHRYLGGESIVEVMSTEGHLPQLSSPAVVVPVLLRHIRCNIAV